From Armatimonadia bacterium, a single genomic window includes:
- the gap gene encoding type I glyceraldehyde-3-phosphate dehydrogenase, with translation MATKVGINGFGRIGRQVFKALWERFRGDIEVVAVNDLTDDATLAHLLKYDSIYGKFHGKIEVGEGCFIVDGVKIKSVAERDPAQLPWGELGAEIVLESTGRFTDADKASAHLQAGAKKVVISAPAKGEGVKTIVLGVNDEEYCPKSHNLVSNASCTTNCLAPMCKVLLDNFGIENGLMTTIHSYTNDQVILDFPHKDLRRARAAALNMIPTTTGAAKAIGEVLPALKGKMHGYAMRVPTPTGSVTDLTVNLSKAATADEINAAFKAAAECGPLASVLDYTDEPIVLSDIVASPASCTFDSGFTCVLGDKFVKIIGWYDNEWGYSNRAAELMAKMASMGIG, from the coding sequence AGCCGTTAACGACCTGACGGATGATGCGACGCTGGCACATCTGCTCAAGTACGACAGCATCTACGGCAAGTTCCACGGCAAGATCGAGGTCGGCGAGGGCTGCTTCATCGTCGACGGCGTGAAGATCAAGAGCGTTGCCGAGCGCGACCCGGCACAGCTTCCGTGGGGCGAACTCGGTGCGGAGATCGTTCTCGAGTCCACCGGCCGCTTCACCGACGCAGACAAGGCCAGTGCGCACCTCCAGGCCGGCGCGAAGAAGGTCGTCATTTCCGCCCCGGCTAAGGGCGAGGGCGTCAAGACGATCGTTCTGGGCGTCAACGACGAAGAGTACTGCCCGAAGAGCCACAACCTTGTCTCGAACGCGTCCTGCACCACCAACTGCCTGGCGCCGATGTGCAAGGTTCTCCTCGACAACTTCGGTATCGAGAACGGCCTGATGACCACGATCCACAGCTACACCAATGACCAGGTCATCCTTGACTTCCCGCACAAGGACCTGCGCCGCGCCCGCGCCGCAGCTCTGAACATGATCCCGACGACCACCGGTGCCGCCAAGGCCATCGGCGAAGTCCTTCCGGCCCTCAAGGGCAAGATGCACGGGTATGCGATGCGCGTCCCGACCCCGACCGGTTCGGTCACGGACCTCACCGTCAACCTGAGCAAGGCCGCGACGGCCGACGAGATCAACGCAGCCTTCAAGGCCGCTGCTGAGTGTGGCCCGCTGGCCTCCGTGCTCGACTACACCGATGAGCCGATCGTCCTCAGCGACATCGTTGCGTCGCCGGCTTCCTGCACCTTCGACTCCGGCTTCACCTGCGTGCTTGGCGACAAGTTCGTCAAGATCATCGGCTGGTACGACAACGAGTGGGGCTACAGCAACCGCGCCGCCGAGCTCATGGCCAAGATGGCCTCCATGGGCATCGGATAG